The genomic interval TGCCGATGTCCGCACGGAAAGCGCTTTCCGTGCTCGTGGATCAGCTCCGGTCCTTGACCGACCGGATCCAGCAGCTCGATCGCGACATCGTTGCGGAGGTTCGCGCGCCAGCCAGACAGGGCGTCGGCTGACGACAATCGCGGGCGTCGGGCCGATTACCGCGGCCACGCTCCAGGCGCTTGCGCCCGATCCAGCAGCTTTCGCCTCGGGAAGGCATTTCGCCGCAAGGATCGGCCTGGCGCCTCGCGGCAACTCGAGCGGCGGCAAGGAGCGGATCGGCAGAATGTCCAACATGGGCAACCCCGCGTTGCCATGGCAGGCAGGCCGCGATTGTAGACGCCGGCTCGCTCCTGATCGCTGGCGCGACCGCGATGCACCTTGCCCATGACCAACCGCCGAAACCGGCTGGCCAATTCGTCAGGTGGGTCGTGAGCTCATGCCGTGACCGGCATGTCCATATGTCCGGCCTCTAACTGTGCGGACAAAAGCCGCCGGCCTTGATGACGTTCGCGATAGTACGGGCCATTCAAATCAACGCGCTTGATGCGCTTGGGACCCAACGGTCGTTCAGGCGACGGCGCCCCTTGACTGCGGGGTCGTTCCACATAAGGGAATCCCTTCCGATTCATTCAGCTTGGCCGATGCTCTGGTCGAGGGACGCGAGCGCGCCTCAAACTCGCCTTTCCTTTCTTTCGCTACGCCAGACTACGCTCCCGATTCTTCGCGATTGAAAGCAGCAGCCCTCCTGCCCTTTGTATCATCTCATCGTCGACGGGGCATTCACTGTCATTTCTAACCGATTTCATGCCGCGCTCAGTCATGGGCGCGATGGACCTTATCTGAGGAGAGCCGAGTAGTGGCCTTTGACACAGCGAGCGACGAGGCGAACGAGCCAAAGCGCGATCGAGACGATCCAGGACAGCACTTCCAGCGTGGAGTGCCGGCCGGGGCCGAGCAGTCCCTCGAGCCAGACCTCGCCATAGGTGGCAAACCAGCTGAGCAGCCGCTGCAAGCTGATCGCCAGCACGGTGATCAGAACGAGCGAGCAAAAACGGATGCTGCCGATCGAACAGGGCAGCAAAACACTGCAGCAACGAGAAAGATCACGGTCCAGCTTTCCGAAAAGATCGTCCGCCGTCTCGACGTTGCAACTGACCGTCCCGGCCTCGGCAAGAGCATGGTCGTGGAGGCCGCTCTTGAACGCTTCCTAGACCCAGCGCCGCCGATCGAAGGTCTCATTCATGAGGCGCTCGATCGGATAAATATGCAACTTGAACGTCTTGACAGCGACGTCCGCACGATCGCCGAGACGGTTGCGCTGCACGCCCGCTATCATCTCACCGTCACACCTCAGATGCCGCAATCGCAGCAGCCTGAAGCGTGTGCGCTCGGACAAGAGCGATTCAAGGCCTTGGCCGAACAGGTTGACCGGCGCGTGCGCTCGAACCGATCCTTGCTGAGGGAGACGATCGACCAAATAAATGCCTCGCGGGATTCTGGTCATGCGGTCGACGACGATTCGCAAGTTTCTGCTGAATCTGCCCAGGGAGGTCCTGCGGCCATCATTCTAGACGCAACTGCCGACATGAGCGCTGCCGCCGAGGAGGGCGGCAGCAACCGCAACTTTCAAATTCTGCCAAACGCGTTCTGCTAAACCGGCTGTTGACGGCCGGATCCGCGCGCAAGAAGTAAAAAGACGCCCATCCAATCTCAATCCTTGCGCATCGTCAGAGGGGCGCGCGCTTCCGACTTGGCGCTTGATCGGCTGTGTTTTCCTCCCTTTCGTCGTCGGCTACTACCTTTCGTATCTGTTCCGAACCATCAACACGCTGATCTCGGGACAGCTGTCAGCTGACCTAGGTCTCGATGCTGCCAACCTTGGCCTGTTGACGTCGGTTTATTTCCTGGTGTTCGCCGGGGCCCAGATTCCGATCGGGACCCTGCTAGATCGATTTGGCCCACGGCGGGTCCAGAGCGCGCTCCTGCTCGTTGCCGGCGGCGGAGCGGCTCTATTTGGAGCGGCTAGCGACTTCAAGGCGCTTCTTGTTGCGCGCGCAATGATCGGCATCGGTGTCTCGGCTGCGGCAATGGCAGGACTGAAAGCCATCGTCACCTGGTTCCCGAGGGAACGCGTCGCCTTGGCAAACGGCTACATGATTATGCTCGGCGCACTAGGTGCGGTGACCGCAACAACACCAACTCAGTGGCTTTTGGCATACACAGGGTGGCGTGGGCTATTTGAACTCTTGGCCCTTGCAACTTTCGCTGCGGCCCTCCTGATCTTCTGGGCGGTTCCCGAGGCCGCGAGACCACAGGCGACGCAGCCTACCGGCGTAAAACTGAGTGCGATCTACAGAGATCGGGGCTTCTGGCGGATAGCACCGCTGTCGGCAAGCTGTATTGGGTCAGCCTGGTCTTTGCAGGCCTTGTGGGCAGCATCTTGGTTGACGAACGTCGAAGGATTCGACCGCGAATCCTCGATCACACAGCTCTTCATCATGGCACTTGGAATTAGCGCCGGGGCGTTGCTACTTGGCACGTTGGCTGATCGGCTACGCCGACGCGGGATAGGGTCAGAAGTTCTGTTCGCGGCGGTGACTATGTTGTTTGTCGCGGCTGAAGTTGCATTGATCTTGCGCCTGCCGTTGCCATCGTTATTGCCATGGCTCGTCATCTCGATTGTCGGTGCAGCGACGGTCCTCAGCTATGCGATCTTAGCGGAGAATTTCCCAAGAGAGCTCACCGGCAGAGCAAATGCCGGCTTGAACGTTCTTCACTTCGGTTGGTGTTTCATCGTCCAATACGGGACTGGACTCATCCTTGACCAATGGTCCGTTCAGGATGGCCACTATCCGATTATTGCCTACCAGGTTGCATTCGCATCCGCTGTTGGGGCGCAGATTCTGGCGCTGGGCTGGTTCGCGATCCCATGGCTTGGCCGTTTGGGCAGGCGAGTTGCCAAGTTCTTCCTCCGCGATCACGCAACAAATACAGACCCGGCTGAGGTATCCGTGACGTCAGCAGAAACTGGCGTACTCGAGCCTGAAGACGAGGAATGGTAATGCGAGCGTATTGGCTAACTCCACTTCGGCGCCTAATCCGTGAGAGCATCTACAACTCGCGCGCGCCTTTCTGGTTCGATCTTTCTTTTCCTACGCCAACCTACGATCGCCGGACGCCACGCGTTGCGCCAACGAAGGACCTGCTTTTCTAGTCATACCCATCTGAGGCCGCTTGGGGTGCCTCAGCTCTTGGGGCCTCAATGACAATCCAACCCTTTCAGCCGGAGGTGATCTCGCGCGGAGCACGCATGCTGCGCACTGCCCTTGGGCCCGCGATTACGTGCTTTCTGGAAGATCCCGAGATTGTCGAGGTGATGCTCAACCCAGACGGTCGGCTATGGATCGATCGGCTGTCGAGTGGCCTGACCGAGACCAGCAAAAGCCTGTCCGCTCCTGACGGAGAACGAATCATCCGCCTAGTCGCTCATCACGTCGGCGCCGAGGTTCATGCGGGTGCGCCACGTGTCTCGGCCGAGCTACCGGAGACCGGGGAGCGATTTGAAGGTCTGCTGCCCCCCGTCGTCGCCGCGCCCGCATTCGCGATCCGCAAGCCGGCCGTGGCCGTATTCTCTCTCGAGGACTATGTCGCGGCCGGGACCATGACCTTGGAGCAGGCCCGCGCTCTTCGAACAGCTGTCGCTGCTCGCCATAATATTTTGGTCGCGGGCGGTACCTCCACCGGCAAAACCACCCTGACAAATGCGCTTCTTGCGGAGGTCGCCAAGACGACAGACCGGGTAGTCCTCATTGAAGATACAAGAGAGCTTCAATGCAAAGCACCGAATCTCGTTGCGCTGCGCACCCGGGACGGCGTGATCTCTCTATCAGATCTTGTTCGCGCCTCGCTGCGCCTTCGGCCGGATCGTATTCCGATTGGTGAGGTACGCGGAGCCGAAGCTCTCGACCTCCTTAAAGCCTGGGGGACAGGCCATCCCGGCGGGATCGGAACCATACATGCCGGGACTGCGCTTGGGGCACTACGCCGGCTCGAGCAGCTCATCCAGGAGGCTGTGGTCACTGTCCCGCGCGCGCTTATTGCCGAAACGATCAACGTGATTGCCGTTCTTGTTGGCCGCGGCGCCGATCGCCGCCTCGTCGAGCTTGCTCGCGTATCAACGCTCGGACCGTCCGGTGACTACAGCCTTCTACCAATGGGAGATCAACCATGAGCTTGAGATCGCTTCGCAACAAGGCTCTCATCGCGATCGCGGCACTGGCCCTGCCGTTCACCGGCGCGCTTCCAGCATGGGCCGCTGGCTCGAACATGCCGTGGGAGCAGCCGCTCAACCAGATCCTGCAATCGGTTGAGGGGCCCGTCGCCAAGATCCTTGCGGTCATCATCATCATCGTGACCGGGCTATCGCTGGCATTTGGAGATACCTCGGGCGGATTTCGACGGCTGGTGCAGATCGTATTCGGTCTGTCCATCGCCTTTGCGGCCTCGAGCTTCTTTCTCTCGTTCTTCTCCTTCGGCGGCGGAGTGGTGATCTGATGGATGAGGTTCCCGGTTTTGTGGCACCGGTCCATCGCGCCTTGACGGAACCGATT from Bradyrhizobium arachidis carries:
- a CDS encoding MFS transporter produces the protein MGCVFLPFVVGYYLSYLFRTINTLISGQLSADLGLDAANLGLLTSVYFLVFAGAQIPIGTLLDRFGPRRVQSALLLVAGGGAALFGAASDFKALLVARAMIGIGVSAAAMAGLKAIVTWFPRERVALANGYMIMLGALGAVTATTPTQWLLAYTGWRGLFELLALATFAAALLIFWAVPEAARPQATQPTGVKLSAIYRDRGFWRIAPLSASCIGSAWSLQALWAASWLTNVEGFDRESSITQLFIMALGISAGALLLGTLADRLRRRGIGSEVLFAAVTMLFVAAEVALILRLPLPSLLPWLVISIVGAATVLSYAILAENFPRELTGRANAGLNVLHFGWCFIVQYGTGLILDQWSVQDGHYPIIAYQVAFASAVGAQILALGWFAIPWLGRLGRRVAKFFLRDHATNTDPAEVSVTSAETGVLEPEDEEW
- a CDS encoding TrbC/VirB2 family protein, with protein sequence MSLRSLRNKALIAIAALALPFTGALPAWAAGSNMPWEQPLNQILQSVEGPVAKILAVIIIIVTGLSLAFGDTSGGFRRLVQIVFGLSIAFAASSFFLSFFSFGGGVVI
- the trbB gene encoding P-type conjugative transfer ATPase TrbB, with protein sequence MLRTALGPAITCFLEDPEIVEVMLNPDGRLWIDRLSSGLTETSKSLSAPDGERIIRLVAHHVGAEVHAGAPRVSAELPETGERFEGLLPPVVAAPAFAIRKPAVAVFSLEDYVAAGTMTLEQARALRTAVAARHNILVAGGTSTGKTTLTNALLAEVAKTTDRVVLIEDTRELQCKAPNLVALRTRDGVISLSDLVRASLRLRPDRIPIGEVRGAEALDLLKAWGTGHPGGIGTIHAGTALGALRRLEQLIQEAVVTVPRALIAETINVIAVLVGRGADRRLVELARVSTLGPSGDYSLLPMGDQP
- a CDS encoding transposase codes for the protein MTAATLQALAPDPAAFASGRHFAARIGLAPRGNSSGGKERIGRMSNMGNPALPWQAGRDCRRRLAPDRWRDRDAPCP